TTTGAGGAGTACGCCGAAGCGATTACGTCAGTCGTGAAGGAGGAGCTGGCAGAGCTGGATCATGCTCCGTTGCTGATTCTGGAGCCAGGAATTTCACTCGTGGCAGATACCCTTGATTTCGTTTGCCAAGTCGTAGATGTCAAGGAGAACAGAGGAGAGCGATTTGTTCTCGTAGATGGAAGCATTCACAATGTCAAGCCGACGATGCACGCGCATCTCTTGCCAGCCCGACTTGTGTGCAACCGCAAGTCAGTTCCAGAAGCGAGCTATCATGTCGTCGGGTATACGTGCATGGAAAAAGATTATTTGCTTCAAGGCTTCACCGGGCCTCTGCCTGATATCGGGGATTATTTTGTCTTCGGACACGTAGGGGCGTATACGCTCGTCTTTAATCCTCCTTTTATTCGGGAGAGGCCGCCGGTTCTCGCCATCGACGGAAATGAAGCGGTCATTGTGAGGGGAAAAGAGACTCTCCAACAATTCATTCCCGAATCGGTTTATCGTTTTCACGTTGACAAGCAGGGGGTAATGAACTGAATGAACGTTCTTGTGACCAGTGTAGGCAGGCGAGTCAAGCTGCTCCACTATTTTGTATGCGAATGGGGTGACACTGGCAAAATCATAGCAGTCGACTGCGACCCGACGGCCCCAGCCCTGTACGCTGCCCATCATCACGAGCAGGTGCCGCGTATCGATGATCCTGGTTATCTCGATGCCCTGCTGCAAATTTGCCAACGGTACGAGATTAAGGCAATCCTCTCCTTAATTGACCCTGAGCTGACACTGTTAGCTGCGCATGCAGATCGTTTCTACATGCAGGGCATCGAGGTGATCGTGTCCAGCCGTGATGTAATCGAGATGTGCTTGGATAAGATGGCAACGCATGATTTTTTGTCCGCGCACCAGATTCCCACTATTCCCACCTTTACAAAAATGGACGAGGTACAAGCAGCGCTTTTGGCAGGACAGATTACGTATCCATTGATCGTCAAGCCGCGGTATGGAAGTGCCAGTTTGGGCATCACACGTGTGGAGAATGATCAAGACTGGCCCGTGCTCATGGAAAAAACGGAGGATGTCGTCATTCAACCGTTCTTACAGGCAGAGGAGTACGGAGTGGATGGCTATGTGGATCTGATCTCGGGAGAGCTGGTGACACTTTTCACCCGCCAAAAGCTGCGAATGCGGGCAGGGGAGACGGATCGCTCCCTCGCGGTAAAAGATCCGCGTTTGCTATCACTAGCGAAGGAACTCATTCGTGTCCTAGAGCCGCGTGGGCCCATTGACATCGATTGTTTTTTGGTGGGAGATCAGTACGTTGTGTCGGAGATCAATCCCCGTTTTGGCGGTGGGTATCCGCATGCTCACGAAAGCGGAGTGAACAGCGTGCGTGCGCTTCTCCAAA
This genomic stretch from Brevibacillus sp. DP1.3A harbors:
- a CDS encoding ATP-grasp domain-containing protein codes for the protein MNVLVTSVGRRVKLLHYFVCEWGDTGKIIAVDCDPTAPALYAAHHHEQVPRIDDPGYLDALLQICQRYEIKAILSLIDPELTLLAAHADRFYMQGIEVIVSSRDVIEMCLDKMATHDFLSAHQIPTIPTFTKMDEVQAALLAGQITYPLIVKPRYGSASLGITRVENDQDWPVLMEKTEDVVIQPFLQAEEYGVDGYVDLISGELVTLFTRQKLRMRAGETDRSLAVKDPRLLSLAKELIRVLEPRGPIDIDCFLVGDQYVVSEINPRFGGGYPHAHESGVNSVRALLQNIKGLVNVPKVGEYKEGSIMMKYDEVMFLE